GGAAATCAACAGCAGAATATTCCGATATGCCATGTGATGGCTCATTATGGATTGAAAATCCTGTAGAGTCTCCATTTATCGCCTCCATTGCTGTTAAAGCAGCAGAACTTCAAGGAAAAAAAGCAGGCAGCCGCTTTCTCAGAGCGGTTCAGGAACAACTGTTTATGGAAAAACAGAACATCTCAACATTTGACGTTCTGATAGAGTGTGCAGAAAAAGCGCAGCTGGATACAGAAGAATTTATACATGATATCAATTCTGCAACGGCATCAAAAGCCTTTCAATGTGACGTTAAAATTGCCGGTGAAATGGACGTTGAAAGTACACCGACACTTGTATTCTTTAATGAAAATATCGAGGATGAAGGAATTAAAGTAGACGGTCTGTACCCTTATGAGATTTATGCGCAAATTGTTGAGGAAATGCTTGAAAGAAAAGTGGAGAAAAAAGAACTCCCTTCAATTGAGGATTTTAT
The nucleotide sequence above comes from Jeotgalibacillus aurantiacus. Encoded proteins:
- a CDS encoding ClpXP adapter SpxH family protein, which produces MTAKKWTEANWYTQDQKPLEIYLFTDPLCSKCWALEPKLKKLMIEYEPYIRIKYILSSDLSTLNCCTSKKRKELANAWKSTAEYSDMPCDGSLWIENPVESPFIASIAVKAAELQGKKAGSRFLRAVQEQLFMEKQNISTFDVLIECAEKAQLDTEEFIHDINSATASKAFQCDVKIAGEMDVESTPTLVFFNENIEDEGIKVDGLYPYEIYAQIVEEMLERKVEKKELPSIEDFIKRYRLAATPEVAEVYGLTTAEAEKSLKKLMFKNKIEKIEAKQGTFWRYLY